In Musa acuminata AAA Group cultivar baxijiao chromosome BXJ3-9, Cavendish_Baxijiao_AAA, whole genome shotgun sequence, a single genomic region encodes these proteins:
- the LOC135650062 gene encoding uncharacterized protein LOC135650062 isoform X4, translating into MASLFRAGRQAEERGSGGKILRVRRRSPPRSAPYARPPPPPPPASTGSPRWLLGLISGAGKFISSVFRSDGSSPSSSSSSDHSSYEDCSPRFNEPEDIDMPKELHGLNQDLKKPELITDYTEGSCAVVGTSKTKLAIEKLLRQETFSRYECDRLTKLIKSQVIESPSELVQEGAERGSKDMDSLGDWRSLKQYMELPESFHCSPVLSSLSPRTPAFRKCTPDIHSAAVMEAKKWLDDKKLLPSTKVDPVCGPCTSDTDMLPYDVHDKVVSPVDLAKMYMRSLPFWQSPCSVSSGLKMPVPSKVDFGPDDIPHTTASHSLPPFKDFKRKYCSTRLWGSPNDNRRVRLKLTEKMLESQGPRHIDLLKNIYQNETSKFTSAVDAGSRDVLGAKNFSCTFQAAEISSAPAKSSVDLLVEYQCSEDAPQLPDGKTVKSSHQTSTDNSPSVIIASEPEEAVEAVESTKETACPTISPSDRSETKIEGEPSLPFAFNEDKDVIEASQTKELEDIVDSDVARESLISASTPMEYGGALMPEKVEVQEGINSTTLGYADDIANLDNNVQTCITNTIPTVSGILEANNTEELNLDSVTKPQDGDIYSEHEAKGLTNEFSTNGGSAELNPASQSFCEEVQSCIHLSNGEETTGNSEETCELPSEAAINKEAAHDMDSIIGKSENGTRMRSVERVLIEREPEPSSHTTVKGGRGRGRGRGRGRGRGWGRRRGRGRGRGRGRGHGSSDNPQ; encoded by the exons ATGGCCTCTCTCTTTAGAGCTGGTCGCCAGGCGGAGGAGCGGGGGTCTGGCGGGAAGATCCTCCGCGTCCGTCGACGATCACCCCCGCGGTCCGCCCCCTACGCgcgccctccccctcctcctccccccgCTTCCACGGGCAGCCCGAggtggctcctcggcctcatctcTGGCGCTGGCAAGTTCATCTCCTCCGTGTTTCGCTCCGATGGCAGctcaccctcctcctcctcttcttcagatcacTCCTCGTACGAAGACTGCAGTCCACGATTCA ATGAACCGGAGGATATTGATATGCCTAAAGAACTTCATGGATTGAATCAA GACCTGAAGAAACCAGAGTTGATTACTGACTACACGGAAGGATCTTGTGCAGTTGTCGGAACAAGTAAAACCAAACTTGCCATTGAGAAGTTGCTTAGGCAGGAGACTTTCTCGAG GTATGAATGCGACAGACTGACAAAGTTGATAAAATCGCAAGTTATCGAATCCCCGTCAGAACTTGTTCAGGAAGGTGCTGAAAGAGGCAGCAAAGACATGGACTCTTTGGGAGATTGGCGATCTTTGAAGCAGTATATGGAATTACCTGAATCATTTCATTGCTCTCCTGTTCTGAGTTCTCTTTCCCCTAGGACTCCCGCTTTTAGAAAGTGCACACCTGATATCCACAGTGCAGCAGTTATGGAGGCCAAGAAATGGTTAGATGATAAAAAACTGTTACCAAGCACCAAAGTTGATCCTGTGTGTGGACCTTGCACTTCAGACACTGATATGCTTCCTTAT GATGTCCATGATAAAGTTGTCTCGCCAGTGGATTTGGCTAAAATGTACATGAGATCCCTTCCTTTTTGGCAATCTCCATGTTCTGTTAGTAGTGGCCTCAAGATGCCAGTTCCTAGCAAGGTTGATTTTGGCCCGGATGACATCCCCCACACAACAGCCAGCCATTCTTTGCCCCCATTCAAG GATTTTAAGAGGAAGTATTGCTCTACCAGATTGTGGGGAAGTCCGAATGACAACCGTAGAGTCCGTCTGAAACTGACAGAAAAGATGCTGGAGAGTCAAGGGCCCAGACATATTGATTTGctgaaaaatatatatcaaaatgaAACTTCAAAGTTCACATCAGCAGTAGATGCGGGAAGTCGAGATGTTTTAGGAGCGAAAAATTTTTCGTGTACGTTTCAAGCTGCGGAAATTTCCAGTGCTCCTGCTAAGTCATCTGTGGATTTGCTTGTTGAATATCAATGTTCAGAGGATGCTCCCCAATTACCCGATGGAAAAACTGTCAAATCAAGCCATCAAACATCAACAGACAATTCCCCTTCCGTGATCATAGCTTCAGAGCCTGAAGAGGCAGTTGAAGCTGTAGAATCAACCAAGGAAACTGCATGTCCAACTATCAGTCCTTCAGATCGCAGTGAAACCAAGATAGAGGGTGAACCAAGTTTACCTTTTGCTTTCAATGAAGATAAG GATGTCATAGAGGCTTCGCAGACCAAAGAGCTAGAAGACATTGTTGACAGTGACGTTGCTCGTGAATCTCTTATTTCAGCTTCCACACCAATGGAGTATGGTG GAGCCCTGATGCCTGAAAAAGTAGAGGTACAAGAGGGCATCAATTCCACAACATTGGG TTATGCTGATGATATCGCCAATCTTGACAATAATGTTCAAACTTGCATCACAAACACAATTCCTACAGTTTCTGGCATTCTGGAGGCCAACAACACTGAAGAATTGAATCTAGATTCAG TTACAAAGCCGCAGGATGGAGATATTTATTCAGAACATGAGGCAAAAGGATTGACGAATGAATTCTCAACCAATGG CGGATCTGCCGAGTTAAATCCCGCCTCACAGTCCTTTTGTGAGGAAGTTCAAAGTTGTATCCACCTTAGCAATGGGGAGGAGACAACAGGCAATTCTGAAGAAACCTGTGAGCTTCCAAGTGAAGCTGCTATCAACAAGGAGGCTGCTCATGATATGGACAGTATCATAGGCAAATCTGAAAACGGTACGAGGATGAGATCAGtcgagagagtcctaattgaacgtGAGCCTGAACCTAGCAGCCATACAACAGtaaagggaggaagaggaagagggcgagggcgagggcgagggcgagggcgagggTGGGGGCGGAGGCGGGGTCGGGGTCGGGGTCGGGGTCGGGGGCGTGGACATGGTTCAAGTGACAACCCGCAATAG
- the LOC135650062 gene encoding uncharacterized protein LOC135650062 isoform X1: MASLFRAGRQAEERGSGGKILRVRRRSPPRSAPYARPPPPPPPASTGSPRWLLGLISGAGKFISSVFRSDGSSPSSSSSSDHSSYEDCSPRFNEPEDIDMPKELHGLNQSLTFLEMNEEYGFLYDQDLKKPELITDYTEGSCAVVGTSKTKLAIEKLLRQETFSRYECDRLTKLIKSQVIESPSELVQEGAERGSKDMDSLGDWRSLKQYMELPESFHCSPVLSSLSPRTPAFRKCTPDIHSAAVMEAKKWLDDKKLLPSTKVDPVCGPCTSDTDMLPYDVHDKVVSPVDLAKMYMRSLPFWQSPCSVSSGLKMPVPSKVDFGPDDIPHTTASHSLPPFKDFKRKYCSTRLWGSPNDNRRVRLKLTEKMLESQGPRHIDLLKNIYQNETSKFTSAVDAGSRDVLGAKNFSCTFQAAEISSAPAKSSVDLLVEYQCSEDAPQLPDGKTVKSSHQTSTDNSPSVIIASEPEEAVEAVESTKETACPTISPSDRSETKIEGEPSLPFAFNEDKVISVCIAYSTKDVIEASQTKELEDIVDSDVARESLISASTPMEYGGALMPEKVEVQEGINSTTLGYADDIANLDNNVQTCITNTIPTVSGILEANNTEELNLDSVTKPQDGDIYSEHEAKGLTNEFSTNGGSAELNPASQSFCEEVQSCIHLSNGEETTGNSEETCELPSEAAINKEAAHDMDSIIGKSENGTRMRSVERVLIEREPEPSSHTTVKGGRGRGRGRGRGRGRGWGRRRGRGRGRGRGRGHGSSDNPQ, encoded by the exons ATGGCCTCTCTCTTTAGAGCTGGTCGCCAGGCGGAGGAGCGGGGGTCTGGCGGGAAGATCCTCCGCGTCCGTCGACGATCACCCCCGCGGTCCGCCCCCTACGCgcgccctccccctcctcctccccccgCTTCCACGGGCAGCCCGAggtggctcctcggcctcatctcTGGCGCTGGCAAGTTCATCTCCTCCGTGTTTCGCTCCGATGGCAGctcaccctcctcctcctcttcttcagatcacTCCTCGTACGAAGACTGCAGTCCACGATTCA ATGAACCGGAGGATATTGATATGCCTAAAGAACTTCATGGATTGAATCAA AGTCTAACATTCTTGGAAATGAATGAAGAATATGGGTTTCTATATGATCAGGACCTGAAGAAACCAGAGTTGATTACTGACTACACGGAAGGATCTTGTGCAGTTGTCGGAACAAGTAAAACCAAACTTGCCATTGAGAAGTTGCTTAGGCAGGAGACTTTCTCGAG GTATGAATGCGACAGACTGACAAAGTTGATAAAATCGCAAGTTATCGAATCCCCGTCAGAACTTGTTCAGGAAGGTGCTGAAAGAGGCAGCAAAGACATGGACTCTTTGGGAGATTGGCGATCTTTGAAGCAGTATATGGAATTACCTGAATCATTTCATTGCTCTCCTGTTCTGAGTTCTCTTTCCCCTAGGACTCCCGCTTTTAGAAAGTGCACACCTGATATCCACAGTGCAGCAGTTATGGAGGCCAAGAAATGGTTAGATGATAAAAAACTGTTACCAAGCACCAAAGTTGATCCTGTGTGTGGACCTTGCACTTCAGACACTGATATGCTTCCTTAT GATGTCCATGATAAAGTTGTCTCGCCAGTGGATTTGGCTAAAATGTACATGAGATCCCTTCCTTTTTGGCAATCTCCATGTTCTGTTAGTAGTGGCCTCAAGATGCCAGTTCCTAGCAAGGTTGATTTTGGCCCGGATGACATCCCCCACACAACAGCCAGCCATTCTTTGCCCCCATTCAAG GATTTTAAGAGGAAGTATTGCTCTACCAGATTGTGGGGAAGTCCGAATGACAACCGTAGAGTCCGTCTGAAACTGACAGAAAAGATGCTGGAGAGTCAAGGGCCCAGACATATTGATTTGctgaaaaatatatatcaaaatgaAACTTCAAAGTTCACATCAGCAGTAGATGCGGGAAGTCGAGATGTTTTAGGAGCGAAAAATTTTTCGTGTACGTTTCAAGCTGCGGAAATTTCCAGTGCTCCTGCTAAGTCATCTGTGGATTTGCTTGTTGAATATCAATGTTCAGAGGATGCTCCCCAATTACCCGATGGAAAAACTGTCAAATCAAGCCATCAAACATCAACAGACAATTCCCCTTCCGTGATCATAGCTTCAGAGCCTGAAGAGGCAGTTGAAGCTGTAGAATCAACCAAGGAAACTGCATGTCCAACTATCAGTCCTTCAGATCGCAGTGAAACCAAGATAGAGGGTGAACCAAGTTTACCTTTTGCTTTCAATGAAGATAAGGTAATCAGCGTTTGCATTGCTTATTCTACTAAG GATGTCATAGAGGCTTCGCAGACCAAAGAGCTAGAAGACATTGTTGACAGTGACGTTGCTCGTGAATCTCTTATTTCAGCTTCCACACCAATGGAGTATGGTG GAGCCCTGATGCCTGAAAAAGTAGAGGTACAAGAGGGCATCAATTCCACAACATTGGG TTATGCTGATGATATCGCCAATCTTGACAATAATGTTCAAACTTGCATCACAAACACAATTCCTACAGTTTCTGGCATTCTGGAGGCCAACAACACTGAAGAATTGAATCTAGATTCAG TTACAAAGCCGCAGGATGGAGATATTTATTCAGAACATGAGGCAAAAGGATTGACGAATGAATTCTCAACCAATGG CGGATCTGCCGAGTTAAATCCCGCCTCACAGTCCTTTTGTGAGGAAGTTCAAAGTTGTATCCACCTTAGCAATGGGGAGGAGACAACAGGCAATTCTGAAGAAACCTGTGAGCTTCCAAGTGAAGCTGCTATCAACAAGGAGGCTGCTCATGATATGGACAGTATCATAGGCAAATCTGAAAACGGTACGAGGATGAGATCAGtcgagagagtcctaattgaacgtGAGCCTGAACCTAGCAGCCATACAACAGtaaagggaggaagaggaagagggcgagggcgagggcgagggcgagggcgagggTGGGGGCGGAGGCGGGGTCGGGGTCGGGGTCGGGGTCGGGGGCGTGGACATGGTTCAAGTGACAACCCGCAATAG
- the LOC135650062 gene encoding uncharacterized protein LOC135650062 isoform X2 produces MASLFRAGRQAEERGSGGKILRVRRRSPPRSAPYARPPPPPPPASTGSPRWLLGLISGAGKFISSVFRSDGSSPSSSSSSDHSSYEDCSPRFNEPEDIDMPKELHGLNQSLTFLEMNEEYGFLYDQDLKKPELITDYTEGSCAVVGTSKTKLAIEKLLRQETFSRYECDRLTKLIKSQVIESPSELVQEGAERGSKDMDSLGDWRSLKQYMELPESFHCSPVLSSLSPRTPAFRKCTPDIHSAAVMEAKKWLDDKKLLPSTKVDPVCGPCTSDTDMLPYDVHDKVVSPVDLAKMYMRSLPFWQSPCSVSSGLKMPVPSKVDFGPDDIPHTTASHSLPPFKDFKRKYCSTRLWGSPNDNRRVRLKLTEKMLESQGPRHIDLLKNIYQNETSKFTSAVDAGSRDVLGAKNFSCTFQAAEISSAPAKSSVDLLVEYQCSEDAPQLPDGKTVKSSHQTSTDNSPSVIIASEPEEAVEAVESTKETACPTISPSDRSETKIEGEPSLPFAFNEDKDVIEASQTKELEDIVDSDVARESLISASTPMEYGGALMPEKVEVQEGINSTTLGYADDIANLDNNVQTCITNTIPTVSGILEANNTEELNLDSVTKPQDGDIYSEHEAKGLTNEFSTNGGSAELNPASQSFCEEVQSCIHLSNGEETTGNSEETCELPSEAAINKEAAHDMDSIIGKSENGTRMRSVERVLIEREPEPSSHTTVKGGRGRGRGRGRGRGRGWGRRRGRGRGRGRGRGHGSSDNPQ; encoded by the exons ATGGCCTCTCTCTTTAGAGCTGGTCGCCAGGCGGAGGAGCGGGGGTCTGGCGGGAAGATCCTCCGCGTCCGTCGACGATCACCCCCGCGGTCCGCCCCCTACGCgcgccctccccctcctcctccccccgCTTCCACGGGCAGCCCGAggtggctcctcggcctcatctcTGGCGCTGGCAAGTTCATCTCCTCCGTGTTTCGCTCCGATGGCAGctcaccctcctcctcctcttcttcagatcacTCCTCGTACGAAGACTGCAGTCCACGATTCA ATGAACCGGAGGATATTGATATGCCTAAAGAACTTCATGGATTGAATCAA AGTCTAACATTCTTGGAAATGAATGAAGAATATGGGTTTCTATATGATCAGGACCTGAAGAAACCAGAGTTGATTACTGACTACACGGAAGGATCTTGTGCAGTTGTCGGAACAAGTAAAACCAAACTTGCCATTGAGAAGTTGCTTAGGCAGGAGACTTTCTCGAG GTATGAATGCGACAGACTGACAAAGTTGATAAAATCGCAAGTTATCGAATCCCCGTCAGAACTTGTTCAGGAAGGTGCTGAAAGAGGCAGCAAAGACATGGACTCTTTGGGAGATTGGCGATCTTTGAAGCAGTATATGGAATTACCTGAATCATTTCATTGCTCTCCTGTTCTGAGTTCTCTTTCCCCTAGGACTCCCGCTTTTAGAAAGTGCACACCTGATATCCACAGTGCAGCAGTTATGGAGGCCAAGAAATGGTTAGATGATAAAAAACTGTTACCAAGCACCAAAGTTGATCCTGTGTGTGGACCTTGCACTTCAGACACTGATATGCTTCCTTAT GATGTCCATGATAAAGTTGTCTCGCCAGTGGATTTGGCTAAAATGTACATGAGATCCCTTCCTTTTTGGCAATCTCCATGTTCTGTTAGTAGTGGCCTCAAGATGCCAGTTCCTAGCAAGGTTGATTTTGGCCCGGATGACATCCCCCACACAACAGCCAGCCATTCTTTGCCCCCATTCAAG GATTTTAAGAGGAAGTATTGCTCTACCAGATTGTGGGGAAGTCCGAATGACAACCGTAGAGTCCGTCTGAAACTGACAGAAAAGATGCTGGAGAGTCAAGGGCCCAGACATATTGATTTGctgaaaaatatatatcaaaatgaAACTTCAAAGTTCACATCAGCAGTAGATGCGGGAAGTCGAGATGTTTTAGGAGCGAAAAATTTTTCGTGTACGTTTCAAGCTGCGGAAATTTCCAGTGCTCCTGCTAAGTCATCTGTGGATTTGCTTGTTGAATATCAATGTTCAGAGGATGCTCCCCAATTACCCGATGGAAAAACTGTCAAATCAAGCCATCAAACATCAACAGACAATTCCCCTTCCGTGATCATAGCTTCAGAGCCTGAAGAGGCAGTTGAAGCTGTAGAATCAACCAAGGAAACTGCATGTCCAACTATCAGTCCTTCAGATCGCAGTGAAACCAAGATAGAGGGTGAACCAAGTTTACCTTTTGCTTTCAATGAAGATAAG GATGTCATAGAGGCTTCGCAGACCAAAGAGCTAGAAGACATTGTTGACAGTGACGTTGCTCGTGAATCTCTTATTTCAGCTTCCACACCAATGGAGTATGGTG GAGCCCTGATGCCTGAAAAAGTAGAGGTACAAGAGGGCATCAATTCCACAACATTGGG TTATGCTGATGATATCGCCAATCTTGACAATAATGTTCAAACTTGCATCACAAACACAATTCCTACAGTTTCTGGCATTCTGGAGGCCAACAACACTGAAGAATTGAATCTAGATTCAG TTACAAAGCCGCAGGATGGAGATATTTATTCAGAACATGAGGCAAAAGGATTGACGAATGAATTCTCAACCAATGG CGGATCTGCCGAGTTAAATCCCGCCTCACAGTCCTTTTGTGAGGAAGTTCAAAGTTGTATCCACCTTAGCAATGGGGAGGAGACAACAGGCAATTCTGAAGAAACCTGTGAGCTTCCAAGTGAAGCTGCTATCAACAAGGAGGCTGCTCATGATATGGACAGTATCATAGGCAAATCTGAAAACGGTACGAGGATGAGATCAGtcgagagagtcctaattgaacgtGAGCCTGAACCTAGCAGCCATACAACAGtaaagggaggaagaggaagagggcgagggcgagggcgagggcgagggcgagggTGGGGGCGGAGGCGGGGTCGGGGTCGGGGTCGGGGTCGGGGGCGTGGACATGGTTCAAGTGACAACCCGCAATAG
- the LOC135650062 gene encoding uncharacterized protein LOC135650062 isoform X3: protein MASLFRAGRQAEERGSGGKILRVRRRSPPRSAPYARPPPPPPPASTGSPRWLLGLISGAGKFISSVFRSDGSSPSSSSSSDHSSYEDCSPRFNEPEDIDMPKELHGLNQDLKKPELITDYTEGSCAVVGTSKTKLAIEKLLRQETFSRYECDRLTKLIKSQVIESPSELVQEGAERGSKDMDSLGDWRSLKQYMELPESFHCSPVLSSLSPRTPAFRKCTPDIHSAAVMEAKKWLDDKKLLPSTKVDPVCGPCTSDTDMLPYDVHDKVVSPVDLAKMYMRSLPFWQSPCSVSSGLKMPVPSKVDFGPDDIPHTTASHSLPPFKDFKRKYCSTRLWGSPNDNRRVRLKLTEKMLESQGPRHIDLLKNIYQNETSKFTSAVDAGSRDVLGAKNFSCTFQAAEISSAPAKSSVDLLVEYQCSEDAPQLPDGKTVKSSHQTSTDNSPSVIIASEPEEAVEAVESTKETACPTISPSDRSETKIEGEPSLPFAFNEDKVISVCIAYSTKDVIEASQTKELEDIVDSDVARESLISASTPMEYGGALMPEKVEVQEGINSTTLGYADDIANLDNNVQTCITNTIPTVSGILEANNTEELNLDSVTKPQDGDIYSEHEAKGLTNEFSTNGGSAELNPASQSFCEEVQSCIHLSNGEETTGNSEETCELPSEAAINKEAAHDMDSIIGKSENGTRMRSVERVLIEREPEPSSHTTVKGGRGRGRGRGRGRGRGWGRRRGRGRGRGRGRGHGSSDNPQ from the exons ATGGCCTCTCTCTTTAGAGCTGGTCGCCAGGCGGAGGAGCGGGGGTCTGGCGGGAAGATCCTCCGCGTCCGTCGACGATCACCCCCGCGGTCCGCCCCCTACGCgcgccctccccctcctcctccccccgCTTCCACGGGCAGCCCGAggtggctcctcggcctcatctcTGGCGCTGGCAAGTTCATCTCCTCCGTGTTTCGCTCCGATGGCAGctcaccctcctcctcctcttcttcagatcacTCCTCGTACGAAGACTGCAGTCCACGATTCA ATGAACCGGAGGATATTGATATGCCTAAAGAACTTCATGGATTGAATCAA GACCTGAAGAAACCAGAGTTGATTACTGACTACACGGAAGGATCTTGTGCAGTTGTCGGAACAAGTAAAACCAAACTTGCCATTGAGAAGTTGCTTAGGCAGGAGACTTTCTCGAG GTATGAATGCGACAGACTGACAAAGTTGATAAAATCGCAAGTTATCGAATCCCCGTCAGAACTTGTTCAGGAAGGTGCTGAAAGAGGCAGCAAAGACATGGACTCTTTGGGAGATTGGCGATCTTTGAAGCAGTATATGGAATTACCTGAATCATTTCATTGCTCTCCTGTTCTGAGTTCTCTTTCCCCTAGGACTCCCGCTTTTAGAAAGTGCACACCTGATATCCACAGTGCAGCAGTTATGGAGGCCAAGAAATGGTTAGATGATAAAAAACTGTTACCAAGCACCAAAGTTGATCCTGTGTGTGGACCTTGCACTTCAGACACTGATATGCTTCCTTAT GATGTCCATGATAAAGTTGTCTCGCCAGTGGATTTGGCTAAAATGTACATGAGATCCCTTCCTTTTTGGCAATCTCCATGTTCTGTTAGTAGTGGCCTCAAGATGCCAGTTCCTAGCAAGGTTGATTTTGGCCCGGATGACATCCCCCACACAACAGCCAGCCATTCTTTGCCCCCATTCAAG GATTTTAAGAGGAAGTATTGCTCTACCAGATTGTGGGGAAGTCCGAATGACAACCGTAGAGTCCGTCTGAAACTGACAGAAAAGATGCTGGAGAGTCAAGGGCCCAGACATATTGATTTGctgaaaaatatatatcaaaatgaAACTTCAAAGTTCACATCAGCAGTAGATGCGGGAAGTCGAGATGTTTTAGGAGCGAAAAATTTTTCGTGTACGTTTCAAGCTGCGGAAATTTCCAGTGCTCCTGCTAAGTCATCTGTGGATTTGCTTGTTGAATATCAATGTTCAGAGGATGCTCCCCAATTACCCGATGGAAAAACTGTCAAATCAAGCCATCAAACATCAACAGACAATTCCCCTTCCGTGATCATAGCTTCAGAGCCTGAAGAGGCAGTTGAAGCTGTAGAATCAACCAAGGAAACTGCATGTCCAACTATCAGTCCTTCAGATCGCAGTGAAACCAAGATAGAGGGTGAACCAAGTTTACCTTTTGCTTTCAATGAAGATAAGGTAATCAGCGTTTGCATTGCTTATTCTACTAAG GATGTCATAGAGGCTTCGCAGACCAAAGAGCTAGAAGACATTGTTGACAGTGACGTTGCTCGTGAATCTCTTATTTCAGCTTCCACACCAATGGAGTATGGTG GAGCCCTGATGCCTGAAAAAGTAGAGGTACAAGAGGGCATCAATTCCACAACATTGGG TTATGCTGATGATATCGCCAATCTTGACAATAATGTTCAAACTTGCATCACAAACACAATTCCTACAGTTTCTGGCATTCTGGAGGCCAACAACACTGAAGAATTGAATCTAGATTCAG TTACAAAGCCGCAGGATGGAGATATTTATTCAGAACATGAGGCAAAAGGATTGACGAATGAATTCTCAACCAATGG CGGATCTGCCGAGTTAAATCCCGCCTCACAGTCCTTTTGTGAGGAAGTTCAAAGTTGTATCCACCTTAGCAATGGGGAGGAGACAACAGGCAATTCTGAAGAAACCTGTGAGCTTCCAAGTGAAGCTGCTATCAACAAGGAGGCTGCTCATGATATGGACAGTATCATAGGCAAATCTGAAAACGGTACGAGGATGAGATCAGtcgagagagtcctaattgaacgtGAGCCTGAACCTAGCAGCCATACAACAGtaaagggaggaagaggaagagggcgagggcgagggcgagggcgagggcgagggTGGGGGCGGAGGCGGGGTCGGGGTCGGGGTCGGGGTCGGGGGCGTGGACATGGTTCAAGTGACAACCCGCAATAG